The proteins below are encoded in one region of Roseofilum reptotaenium CS-1145:
- a CDS encoding pentapeptide repeat-containing protein gives MSLFTAEEVINQLQDGESFVRAELSRINLEGCILDDGDFSQAYLRGANLSRAFCQGTNFSEANLMLANLTETNLVCAKLFRAELNGACLNSANCRSIDARYTKLYGATLDHLNGVDADFYKSDLRKIKAQKANLNSANLTQVNLTSSQLTQCNLTESVLHSAILENADLSDSFLIDANLEKANLHRSIFLRSKVHNSSLVSTNLCEVDFRSLEMKDTEILGAKCINASFTNSVLEHCSFLSTDLESALFDEVKLVETSFQDANLERTIWKDVQFINCEFMGATFTDAQGLTDDQKDWLRHTGALNVPH, from the coding sequence ATGAGTTTATTCACAGCCGAAGAAGTTATCAACCAACTCCAGGACGGAGAATCTTTTGTTAGGGCTGAATTAAGCCGGATTAATCTCGAGGGTTGTATCCTTGATGATGGTGATTTTAGTCAAGCCTATCTACGGGGGGCAAATTTATCTAGAGCCTTTTGTCAAGGGACAAACTTTTCTGAAGCCAACTTGATGTTAGCCAATTTGACCGAAACTAATTTAGTGTGTGCTAAATTATTCCGTGCTGAACTCAATGGAGCTTGTTTAAACAGTGCCAATTGCCGATCGATTGATGCTCGTTATACGAAACTTTATGGTGCAACTTTAGATCACTTGAATGGTGTTGATGCTGATTTTTATAAGTCAGATCTGAGAAAAATTAAAGCTCAGAAAGCTAATTTAAATTCTGCCAATTTAACCCAAGTTAATCTGACTTCTTCTCAGTTGACACAGTGTAATCTTACTGAATCAGTTTTGCACTCGGCTATTTTAGAAAATGCAGATTTAAGTGACAGTTTCTTGATAGATGCTAATTTAGAAAAAGCCAATTTACATCGATCCATTTTTCTAAGGAGCAAGGTACATAACTCTAGTCTTGTATCTACAAATTTGTGTGAAGTTGATTTTCGATCTCTTGAGATGAAAGATACAGAGATCTTAGGAGCTAAATGTATCAATGCATCCTTTACCAATAGTGTTTTAGAACACTGTTCATTCTTGTCTACCGATCTAGAATCCGCTTTATTCGATGAAGTCAAGTTGGTTGAAACCAGTTTCCAGGATGCCAATTTAGAACGGACGATTTGGAAAGATGTTCAATTCATTAACTGCGAATTCATGGGAGCAACATTTACGGATGCCCAAGGATTGACTGACGATCAAAAAGATTGGTTAAGACACACAGGAGCCTTAAATGTTCCCCATTAA
- a CDS encoding cytochrome c biogenesis protein ResB yields MNTPLIRFFGSIQFAVPLLASIVAILIGATIYESQVGSTVVQHLIYKSPWFGILMFLLAVNLFISALTRYPWRGFRKAGFALTHIGLVLIIVGSAGVIHLSLEGMLPLREDLAGNNQIRVEGDLLEVMTPEGETEQRDIFIRPDGSISPSSVLGLSLLGYAENTVKTVHFKEGGATDNVALKVRLTSARMSQEVEQWLGFAPLPYRRVSLGPAELVLTVVESEEAAQEKVATLADTSEGNYFQAIATSSGKLYYATHSSQGFQSGILKLNEPIALGWADFEITLEEQLTHAQIDRQIVPVGDRTVQGTPAILVKTETGTQTWLPWGEPTTIPVPDGEILAAFTPKLFSLPFQVALQDFIVERNEGSDSVAMWTSKIQIQDPHQHISSDRTVWMNHPTWYQGWKIAQASWNPGDLRQSTLQVKREPLWITLLTWTGSALVVVGIGTMFYGKAIHKSLTHYPSPVINLGEN; encoded by the coding sequence ATGAATACGCCTTTGATCCGGTTCTTTGGCTCGATCCAGTTTGCTGTTCCCCTTCTGGCTAGTATTGTTGCTATTTTAATCGGAGCGACAATTTATGAGTCTCAAGTGGGCTCGACTGTCGTACAACATCTGATTTATAAAAGTCCTTGGTTTGGGATCTTGATGTTCCTGCTGGCAGTCAATTTATTCATTTCGGCACTCACGCGCTATCCTTGGCGAGGCTTTCGTAAAGCGGGATTTGCTTTAACTCATATTGGACTGGTTTTGATTATTGTAGGCTCGGCGGGAGTTATTCACTTGAGTTTGGAGGGAATGCTACCGTTAAGAGAAGATCTAGCGGGCAATAATCAGATTCGGGTTGAGGGAGATTTATTAGAAGTGATGACTCCTGAAGGCGAAACTGAACAACGGGATATTTTTATCCGTCCTGATGGCTCTATTTCTCCTTCTTCAGTTCTCGGACTTTCTTTGTTAGGTTATGCGGAAAATACGGTGAAAACCGTTCACTTTAAGGAAGGAGGAGCCACGGATAACGTGGCTTTGAAGGTGCGGTTAACCAGTGCGCGAATGTCACAAGAGGTGGAACAATGGTTAGGGTTTGCACCCCTACCTTATCGTAGGGTAAGTTTGGGGCCGGCTGAGTTGGTGCTGACGGTTGTGGAGAGTGAGGAAGCAGCGCAAGAGAAGGTTGCGACACTGGCTGATACTTCAGAGGGGAATTATTTTCAGGCGATCGCCACTTCATCCGGTAAACTTTATTATGCTACCCATTCCTCTCAAGGCTTCCAATCCGGTATTCTAAAACTGAATGAACCGATTGCACTCGGTTGGGCAGACTTTGAGATTACCCTAGAAGAGCAGCTAACCCATGCTCAGATTGACCGTCAAATTGTACCGGTTGGCGATCGCACCGTGCAAGGCACTCCCGCTATCCTAGTCAAAACAGAAACAGGAACCCAAACCTGGCTACCTTGGGGAGAACCTACCACTATTCCTGTACCCGATGGGGAAATTTTAGCAGCATTTACGCCTAAACTTTTTTCCCTTCCCTTTCAAGTGGCGTTGCAAGACTTTATTGTAGAGCGCAATGAAGGTTCTGATAGCGTCGCCATGTGGACAAGCAAAATCCAAATTCAAGACCCTCATCAGCATATTAGCAGCGATCGCACCGTCTGGATGAACCACCCCACCTGGTATCAGGGATGGAAAATCGCTCAAGCCTCCTGGAACCCTGGAGATTTACGCCAATCTACCCTACAAGTGAAACGCGAACCTCTGTGGATAACCCTACTCACTTGGACAGGTTCAGCCCTTGTCGTTGTCGGTATTGGTACAATGTTCTATGGTAAGGCCATTCACAAAAGCCTCACCCATTATCCATCACCCGTCATTAATTTAGGAGAAAATTAA
- a CDS encoding nucleotidyltransferase family protein, producing MVNIDLLYQRLGITANQLLEFSQNNQIIEFALFGSILRDDFQPNSDVDILVTFAPKAKVSLLQFIGIEQDL from the coding sequence ATGGTGAATATCGATCTGCTCTACCAACGACTGGGCATTACTGCTAATCAACTCCTAGAGTTTTCCCAAAATAACCAGATTATTGAATTCGCTTTGTTTGGCTCGATTTTGCGAGATGATTTTCAACCCAATAGTGATGTTGATATACTGGTTACCTTTGCGCCAAAAGCGAAAGTTAGCCTTTTACAGTTTATTGGCATAGAACAAGATCTATAG
- a CDS encoding NUDIX domain-containing protein — translation MENQQIETTKPQTRLRVAVVALFVIETEVLLIHQMTFPEPDCWDLPGGGIEPHEPIREALRREVKEETGIENFEIDDLLTIAESFFPEGGDRVLHTINIIYQCSLPSKPTHLHSDESEIGPKGIQWVDMASVSQKSCSTRCWQALQVLGAGE, via the coding sequence ATGGAAAATCAGCAGATAGAAACCACTAAACCTCAAACTCGCTTACGAGTAGCGGTTGTCGCCTTATTTGTCATCGAAACCGAAGTGTTACTGATTCATCAGATGACGTTCCCAGAACCTGACTGTTGGGACTTACCAGGGGGAGGCATTGAACCCCACGAACCTATTCGGGAAGCTCTACGACGAGAAGTTAAAGAAGAGACAGGAATAGAGAACTTTGAAATCGATGATCTATTGACAATAGCCGAAAGTTTCTTTCCCGAAGGAGGCGATCGCGTCCTCCATACGATTAACATTATCTACCAATGCTCACTTCCAAGTAAACCCACCCATCTCCATAGCGATGAATCCGAAATTGGCCCCAAAGGCATTCAATGGGTCGATATGGCTTCTGTGTCTCAAAAATCCTGCTCCACTCGCTGCTGGCAAGCCCTACAAGTTCTGGGCGCTGGTGAGTAG